The following are from one region of the Variovorax sp. V213 genome:
- a CDS encoding pseudouridine synthase — protein MTDATAPIRLNKRMAELGICSRREADEWIANGWVKVNGKPAEMGVKVTPADRIEVDKAAKGQQANQVTILINKPIGYVSAQAEDGHEPAVSLFTPQNRWAEDNTRFFFNPQQLRGLAPCGRLDIDSIGLLVMTQDGRVARQLIGEDSVMEKEYLVRVAYHGLGQPAPTGQLVRMDDDDPVTTNVQAVFPPAMLARLRHGLSLDGQPLRPARVEWQNPEQLRFVLTEGKKRQIRRMCELVGLKVVGLKRVRIGKVMLGNLPVGQWRYLGPHEKF, from the coding sequence ATGACCGACGCCACCGCACCGATTCGCCTCAACAAACGCATGGCCGAACTCGGCATCTGCTCGCGCCGCGAGGCCGATGAGTGGATCGCCAACGGCTGGGTGAAGGTGAACGGCAAGCCGGCCGAGATGGGCGTGAAGGTGACGCCGGCCGACCGCATCGAGGTCGACAAGGCCGCCAAGGGCCAGCAGGCGAACCAGGTCACCATCCTGATCAACAAGCCCATCGGCTATGTGAGCGCGCAGGCCGAAGACGGCCATGAGCCGGCGGTCTCGCTGTTCACGCCGCAGAACCGCTGGGCCGAAGACAACACGCGCTTCTTCTTCAACCCCCAGCAACTGCGCGGCCTGGCGCCGTGCGGCCGGCTCGACATCGATTCCATCGGCCTCCTGGTGATGACGCAGGACGGCCGCGTCGCGCGCCAGCTGATCGGCGAAGACTCGGTGATGGAGAAGGAGTACCTGGTGCGCGTGGCCTACCACGGCCTCGGCCAGCCCGCGCCCACCGGCCAGCTCGTGCGCATGGACGACGACGATCCCGTCACGACCAATGTGCAGGCGGTCTTCCCGCCGGCGATGCTGGCCAGGCTGCGCCACGGCCTGAGCCTGGACGGCCAGCCGCTCAGGCCGGCGCGGGTCGAATGGCAGAACCCCGAGCAGCTGCGCTTCGTGCTCACCGAGGGCAAGAAGCGCCAGATCCGCCGCATGTGCGAGCTGGTCGGCCTGAAAGTGGTGGGCCTGAAGCGCGTGCGCATCGGCAAGGTGATGCTCGGCAACCTGCCCGTGGGGCAGTGGCGCTACCTCGGTCCGCACGAGAAGTTCTGA
- a CDS encoding winged helix DNA-binding domain-containing protein, which translates to MAVVLSQRALNRATLARQMLLERRRATVALAIEKLAGLQAQAPNPPYIGLWSRLEGFRREQLTDALEKRRVVRMSTMRATLHLMAASDALAWRPLLEPVHQRGLAGEHARALEGIDRAAVVKAGWALLREGPLTGSELGQALAARWKDRQPASLAALIRNNVPLVHLPPAGSWNSHQSARLQPIGQWLGESAADAAAATQDDLLLRYLAAFGPATLADAGAWSGLTGWKAVAERLRPQLRMFVGEQGQELFDLPRAPRPGPDAPAPPRLVAEWDNLLLSHADRSRVMSEAHRARVFTVNGIVRGTVLLDGFVAGTWKIERAKNAATVVLEPFMRWSKADRLGVQEEAMRLLAFAAGGEGERHDVRVL; encoded by the coding sequence ATGGCCGTGGTGCTGAGCCAGCGCGCGCTGAACCGGGCCACGCTGGCGCGGCAGATGCTGCTGGAGCGGCGCAGGGCGACGGTCGCGCTGGCCATCGAAAAGCTGGCCGGGCTGCAGGCGCAGGCGCCGAACCCGCCTTACATCGGTCTCTGGAGCCGGCTCGAAGGCTTTCGGCGCGAGCAATTGACCGACGCCCTGGAGAAGCGCCGCGTCGTGCGCATGTCGACGATGCGCGCGACCCTGCACCTGATGGCCGCATCGGATGCATTGGCCTGGCGGCCCCTGCTCGAACCCGTGCATCAGCGCGGCCTCGCGGGCGAGCACGCGCGGGCTCTCGAAGGCATCGACCGTGCGGCTGTGGTGAAGGCGGGGTGGGCGCTGCTGCGCGAAGGCCCGCTCACCGGTTCCGAACTCGGGCAGGCACTCGCGGCGCGCTGGAAAGACCGCCAGCCCGCCTCGCTCGCCGCACTCATCCGCAACAACGTGCCGCTGGTACACCTGCCGCCCGCGGGCAGCTGGAACTCGCACCAGAGCGCACGGCTGCAGCCCATCGGACAGTGGCTCGGCGAGTCCGCCGCCGATGCCGCGGCCGCCACGCAGGACGATCTGCTGCTGCGCTACCTGGCGGCCTTCGGTCCCGCCACGCTCGCCGATGCCGGCGCGTGGTCGGGCCTCACGGGCTGGAAGGCTGTGGCCGAGCGCCTGCGGCCGCAGCTGCGCATGTTCGTTGGCGAACAGGGCCAGGAGTTGTTCGACCTGCCGCGCGCGCCGCGTCCCGGTCCCGACGCCCCGGCGCCGCCGCGCCTCGTCGCCGAATGGGACAACCTGCTGCTCTCGCACGCCGACCGCAGCCGCGTGATGAGCGAGGCGCACCGTGCCCGGGTGTTCACCGTCAATGGCATCGTGCGCGGCACGGTGCTGCTCGACGGTTTCGTCGCGGGCACCTGGAAGATCGAGCGGGCGAAGAACGCAGCCACGGTGGTGCTGGAGCCCTTCATGCGCTGGTCCAAAGCCGACCGGCTCGGTGTGCAGGAAGAAGCCATGCGCCTGCTGGCCTTCGCCGCGGGCGGGGAGGGCGAGCGGCACGACGTCCGCGTGCTGTGA
- a CDS encoding response regulator: protein MRVLLVEDDEMIGRSLKQALEGAGWSTDWVRDGELAQSALGDGDYTCVLLDLGLPRQDGTEVLRRARERGDATPVLVLTARDGLDDRVHSLDLGADDYLRKPFEFRELLARMRAVVRRRDGAAHSLIGGAALQLDLTTREVVVHGAREALTAREFALLHALLERPGAILSREQLENRIYGWGEEVTSNAIDVLIHGMRRKLGADSIRNVRGLGWRVAA from the coding sequence ATGCGTGTACTGCTGGTGGAAGACGACGAGATGATCGGGCGAAGCCTGAAGCAGGCGCTCGAGGGCGCGGGCTGGTCGACCGACTGGGTGCGCGACGGCGAGCTGGCGCAAAGCGCGCTCGGCGACGGCGACTACACCTGCGTGCTGCTCGACCTGGGCCTGCCGCGGCAGGACGGCACCGAGGTGTTGCGGCGCGCGCGCGAACGCGGCGATGCCACGCCGGTGCTGGTGCTCACCGCACGCGACGGACTCGACGACCGCGTCCACAGCCTCGACCTGGGCGCCGACGACTACCTGCGGAAGCCCTTCGAATTCCGCGAGCTGCTCGCGCGCATGCGGGCCGTGGTGCGCCGGCGCGACGGCGCCGCGCATTCGCTGATCGGAGGCGCCGCGCTGCAGCTCGACCTGACCACGCGCGAGGTGGTGGTCCATGGCGCGCGCGAGGCGCTCACGGCGCGCGAGTTTGCGCTGCTGCACGCCTTGCTCGAGCGGCCCGGCGCCATCCTTTCGCGCGAGCAGCTCGAGAACCGCATCTACGGCTGGGGCGAAGAAGTGACCAGCAACGCCATCGACGTGCTGATCCACGGCATGCGCCGCAAGCTCGGCGCGGATTCGATCCGCAACGTGCGCGGACTGGGCTGGCGCGTCGCGGCATGA
- a CDS encoding sensor histidine kinase — MTATGGGRWWRPRSLRTQLLFWLITLHLVAAAITAWFTFVAYGDLIHNALDEQMRLVADSYAGGDPPRTPRPLDAEAALVRGAFVVQLWSADGRTLRASSWPPLAVVPLQPQPGFGDVGTGVHPHSRWRVFTAEPGARADQPRVQVLQNEDYRRRRTLRRALLEGLPIALLLPLALLILWLIVSAASRSLRAVARDVASQDERSPTDLSLARVPDEIAPLVQAFNQLLSRVRNAFATQRRFVQDAAHELRTPMAAIGLQIENLRAHVPAGEATERFNQLEAGVTRAQHLTEQLLSLSRQDAPGRPTLREPVDIQTLLRESVSQLMVLADARRVDIGFEGRIAPVVMAPPAELRSVFDNLIDNALRYAPEGGVVDVRLHEFEGHAVVDVLDNGPGIPASSIGRVFDRFFRVPGAPAGGSGLGLAIARTAAERHGLRVELRNRDEEEGGGPGLMARVHLPSSSMPLTSA; from the coding sequence ATGACCGCCACGGGCGGCGGCCGCTGGTGGCGCCCGCGCTCGCTGCGCACGCAGCTGCTGTTCTGGCTCATCACGCTGCACCTGGTGGCGGCGGCGATCACCGCGTGGTTCACCTTCGTGGCGTATGGCGACCTGATCCACAACGCGCTCGACGAGCAGATGCGGCTGGTGGCCGATTCCTATGCGGGTGGCGACCCGCCCCGGACCCCGCGCCCGCTCGATGCCGAGGCAGCCCTGGTGCGCGGCGCCTTCGTGGTTCAGCTATGGAGCGCCGACGGCCGCACGCTGCGCGCGAGTTCCTGGCCGCCGCTGGCCGTGGTGCCCTTGCAGCCGCAGCCGGGTTTTGGCGATGTGGGCACCGGCGTGCACCCGCATTCGCGCTGGCGCGTGTTCACGGCCGAACCCGGCGCGCGCGCCGACCAGCCGCGCGTGCAGGTCTTGCAGAACGAGGACTACCGCCGGCGCCGGACGCTGCGACGCGCGCTGCTCGAAGGCCTGCCCATCGCGCTGCTGCTGCCTCTGGCTCTCTTGATTCTGTGGCTCATCGTGTCGGCGGCGTCGCGTTCGCTCAGGGCGGTGGCGCGCGACGTGGCCTCGCAGGACGAGCGCAGCCCGACCGATCTTTCGCTGGCGCGCGTGCCGGACGAGATTGCGCCGCTGGTCCAGGCGTTCAACCAGCTGTTGTCGCGCGTCCGCAATGCCTTTGCCACGCAGCGCCGCTTCGTGCAGGACGCGGCGCACGAGCTGCGCACCCCCATGGCTGCCATCGGCCTGCAGATCGAGAACCTGCGCGCGCACGTGCCCGCCGGCGAAGCGACCGAGCGCTTCAATCAGCTCGAAGCGGGCGTCACGCGCGCGCAGCACCTGACCGAGCAATTGCTGAGCCTTTCGCGCCAGGATGCGCCTGGCCGCCCCACGTTGCGCGAGCCGGTCGACATCCAAACCCTGCTGCGCGAGAGCGTGAGCCAGCTGATGGTGCTGGCCGATGCGCGCCGCGTCGACATCGGATTCGAAGGCCGCATCGCGCCCGTGGTGATGGCGCCGCCCGCCGAGCTGCGCAGCGTGTTCGACAACCTGATCGACAACGCGCTGCGCTATGCGCCCGAAGGGGGCGTGGTCGATGTGCGGCTGCACGAGTTCGAAGGCCATGCGGTGGTCGACGTGCTCGACAACGGGCCGGGCATTCCGGCGTCGTCGATCGGCCGCGTGTTCGACCGATTCTTTCGCGTGCCGGGCGCGCCGGCGGGCGGCAGCGGGCTCGGGCTGGCCATTGCGCGCACGGCCGCCGAACGGCATGGCTTGCGCGTCGAGCTGCGCAACCGCGATGAAGAGGAAGGCGGCGGGCCGGGACTGATGGCGCGGGTGCACCTGCCTTCGTCATCCATGCCGCTCACGTCGGCCTAA